The following nucleotide sequence is from Phormidium ambiguum IAM M-71.
CAAAGGTACAAGTGGAACTCAGACCTTTTATTAAAATCGAGGGAGCTACTTTGAGAAACAGTTACTAAAATAGTAAAAAGAGCATTGCAATAATGGTGTGCGATATTTGTGGTAGCGAAGGTGCGCGTATCCGCCGAATTACCATCGCACCACCAAAGAAAAAGCGATCGCTAATTTAAGCTGTTTTTTTATTTAGATAAAACAAATTTTTGTATAGCTATGATTTAGTCTAATAGTATTATCAGTGAAAACATAAAAGTAATGGCAAAACTCAACAATATTTAACACAATTTGCGATCGATTTTGTCTTTCTTTTTTCTCTAAATTTATATAAAAGATAAATCTAAACTTTTTTATCGATTTTAGCCAGGAGTGTGAACTGACCAATTTTAATGGGATTACTAAATTTAGAGTTCTATCCAATTTTGGGGTAACGAGTGATGTTTAATTTTAGCAATCTCAAGCTTAGAGGACGCATTCTTTTAGGATATTTAGTTCCGTTATTATTAACTCTAGGGGCAACCTCAGCAGTTATTGTTAATGCGAAAAAAGTAGAGCAGCAAGGAATATCCACTGAGCAAGGTTGGTCGCTTGTACAAGATAGCGATCGTTTAGAATTAACATTGCACAAACGACAGTCAATGATTCGAGCTTATTTATTAACAGGTGAAAACCGATTTTTACAGCAATATGAAGGTAGTGTTAGCGACTATAATAAATACATTCAATCTCTAGAAAGACTAGTGCAATTTTCCACCCCTGCTCAAGCACGACGATTAGAGGAATTGAAGAAGTTGGGAGAAGAAATTTATCAAGCTAATTTGGCAATATCGAGATTGGTTAAACCAGGTAATTCTAATGGCGCTACTATCTTATTTTCCAAAGGTAAAATACTACCTTTGATTGACAAAGCAACACTAATACTTCGAGATTTGAATCATACTGAAGATAAGTTACAGGAACAACGAGAAAAAGAGGGTGCTAGTGCGATGCGATCGCTTGTATTCACAGCAATATTTGGTACAGTTGCTGCGATCGTTATGGCATTGTTAATTGGTTCTTGGTTAGCTTCTCGCATTACTCAACAAGTAAATGAAATTGCTAATAATATTGCCAGTTCTTCGAGGGAAATTGCAGTTACAGTAGAACAACAAGAACGAACAGCTATTCAACAATCTAGTTCCGTTAATGAAACTACAACTACAATGGATCAGTTGAATGTATCAGCACAACAATCTGCTCAACAAGCTCAAACTGCGGCTACTGGTGCTCAACAAGTTTTGTCATTAGCAGGAGAAGGAAATCAAGTAGTAAATCGTACTTTAGATAATATGTTAATGCTGACTTCTCGCATAAATACTTTAGCTGAACAAATGTCACTTTTAAATGAACAAACTAGTCAAATTGGTAGTATTTCTGGATTAGTGGCGGATTTAGCTAATCAAACTAATATGTTAGCTTTAAATGCCGCTGTGGAAGCAGTAAGAGCAGGAGAACACGGTAAAGGATTTGGTGTAGTTGCTTCAGAAATTCGCAAACTTGCCGATCAAAGTAAAAAGTCAGCTGAAAAAATTAATCTGTTGGTAAATGGTATTCAATCGGCGTTAAATTCCACAATAATACTCACTGATGAAAGTACAAAAGCAACTTTCCAAGGTACTCAAATTACGGAACAAACAGCAGAACTTTTTAATCAAGTAATAGCAGCAATTAATGAGGTTACTGGAAGCGTGCAACAAATTTCAATTAATGCTAAGCAACAAGCTATGGCTGTGCAACAGGTGGTAACGGCGATGAATATTCTCAATACAGCTGCTAGAGATAATGCCAGTGGTATTAGTCAAACTAAGGTGAGTACTCATCAATTAAATGAAGCGGCGCAAAATTTAAAAGCTGTTGTTTAGTACAGTTTATAGATCCAATTTTTCTAATTAATAAGGTGAGATTTAATAAAATGAAAACAATAATAATTTTAACGATTTATTGATGTTACAAAAAAGCGATCGCGTCCCTGATTTTTGGCTATGTAAAGAGCTTGATCTGCTTGTTCAACTAATATTTCCGAGCAGATTTCAGCTTTGGGAATTAAACTGGCAATACCCAAACTAATGGTAACTCGATCGCTAACTTCTGATCCAGAATGAGGAATTGATAATTTTTTGATTGCCTCACGAATCCGTTCTGCAACCATAATTGCCCCTGCTTGATTAGTATTTGGTAAAATGACAGCAAATTCTTCCCCGCCGTAACGAGCAACTAAATCTGTAGGACGATATAATGCCTTTTGAGCAGCTTGGGCTATTTTGATCAAACATTCATCTCCTTCTTGATGTCCGTAGCGATCGTTGTAACGTTTAAAATAATCCACATCAAACATAATTAAAGATAAAATCTTTTGTTCTCTTAATAACCGTTGCCACTCTTTTTTTAAGTAATCATCAAAGCGACGACGATTAGCAATTTGAGTTAGCGAATCGATATTAACTAGTTTTTCTAATTTGCGATTTGCTTGTAGGAGTTTAGCTCTCGTTAAACGCAAAACTTTTTCCATTTCTTTTCGTTCAGTAATATTGTAAAGAATGCAATGTGTCTTGAGAAATTGACCATTATTATCATACTGAACCCGACCTTCAAGTAATACAGTAATTTCTGCTCCATATTTTTGGATTAATCTTAATTCAGA
It contains:
- a CDS encoding methyl-accepting chemotaxis protein, translated to MFNFSNLKLRGRILLGYLVPLLLTLGATSAVIVNAKKVEQQGISTEQGWSLVQDSDRLELTLHKRQSMIRAYLLTGENRFLQQYEGSVSDYNKYIQSLERLVQFSTPAQARRLEELKKLGEEIYQANLAISRLVKPGNSNGATILFSKGKILPLIDKATLILRDLNHTEDKLQEQREKEGASAMRSLVFTAIFGTVAAIVMALLIGSWLASRITQQVNEIANNIASSSREIAVTVEQQERTAIQQSSSVNETTTTMDQLNVSAQQSAQQAQTAATGAQQVLSLAGEGNQVVNRTLDNMLMLTSRINTLAEQMSLLNEQTSQIGSISGLVADLANQTNMLALNAAVEAVRAGEHGKGFGVVASEIRKLADQSKKSAEKINLLVNGIQSALNSTIILTDESTKATFQGTQITEQTAELFNQVIAAINEVTGSVQQISINAKQQAMAVQQVVTAMNILNTAARDNASGISQTKVSTHQLNEAAQNLKAVV